One Hippoglossus hippoglossus isolate fHipHip1 chromosome 5, fHipHip1.pri, whole genome shotgun sequence genomic window carries:
- the LOC117761972 gene encoding synaptoporin — protein sequence MCMVIFAPIFAICAFATCGGYHGHLQVKVDCADRRPSNHSINIDFGYPFRLQQVHFQASLCEARRKEVLFLDGDFSSAAQFFVTVGVFAFLYSLLATIVYVFYQNKYLRNNRGPLVDFVVTVIFSLMWLVSTCCWAKALSDIKTATNPTQVLLLISACRAQENTCTVTQEPLWSRLHTSAVFGFVNVVLWVGNIWFVFKETGWYKTGQRYPTRSASGKRSSQMRQRLYSESSFDQPEESFGQSQFSRQGSFNQSKGESGPQVHRQASFSQSQVTLSLPQTYLNKPVIHENKVASQGPKIFVNEM from the exons atgtgtatggTTATATTTGCTCCG ATTTTTGCCATCTGTGCCTTTGCAACATGTGGAGGATACCATGGTCATCTGCAGGTTAAAGTGGACTGTGCAGACAGGCGGCCGAGCAACCACAGCATCAACATTGATTTCGGTTATCCTTTCCG GTTACAGCAAGTGCATTTCCAAGCTTCGCTGTGCGAGGCGAGAAGAAAGGAGGTTCTGTTCCTGGATGGCGACTTCTCTTCAGCGGCTCAGTTTTTCGTGACGGTGGGCGTCTTTGCGTTCCTCTACTCCCTGCTGGCGACCATCGTCTACGTGTTCTACCAGAACAAGTACCTGAGGAACAACAGAGGCCCTCTTGTG GATTTTGTCGTCACAGTCATCTTCTCCCTCATGTGGCTGGTCAGCACCTGCTGTTGGGCCAAAGCTCTGTCTGATATCAAGACGGCCACGAACCCAACGCAGGTGCTTCTGCTCATCTCAGCCTGCAGAGCTCaggaaaacacatgcacagtgacCCAGGAGCCTCTTTGGTCACGTCTGCACACGTCTGCG GTTTTTGGTTTCGTTAACGTGGTCCTCTGGGTGGGAAATATTTGGTTTGTCTTCAAAGAGACAGGCTGGTACAAGACAGGTCAGAGATACCCGACCAGGAGTGCATCTGGGAAACGCTCCAGCCAAATGCGACAGCGGCTCTACAGCGAGAGCAGCTTCGACCAGCCGGAGGAGAGTTTCGGTCAGTCCCAGTTCTCCCGGCAAGGCAGTTTCAATCAGTCAAAGGGAGAGTCCGGTCCGCAGGTCCACAGACAAGCCAGCTTCAGCCAGTCACAAGTAACACTCAGCTTACCACAGACGTATCTTAATAAACCGGTGATTCATGAGAATAAAGTGGCTTCTCAAGGGCCCAAGATATTTGTCAATGAGATGTGA